A DNA window from Leptolyngbya sp. KIOST-1 contains the following coding sequences:
- a CDS encoding CsbD family protein → MNIKNRAKAAAKNVEGKLEEAVGDVTGNREAQAKGRAKQVEANLRNATEDVKDDIKRIID, encoded by the coding sequence ATGAATATTAAAAATAGAGCAAAAGCCGCCGCCAAAAATGTTGAGGGCAAGCTTGAAGAGGCCGTTGGCGATGTGACCGGCAACCGCGAGGCCCAAGCTAAAGGTAGAGCCAAGCAGGTGGAGGCCAACCTCCGCAACGCCACAGAAGATGTCAAAGATGACATCAAACGAATCATTGACTAA
- a CDS encoding sterol desaturase family protein, whose amino-acid sequence MRATSFEFYSLAFLGIILGRYFLVAGLTYWAFYVSGKTSRRLPQSPPWRLIRHDIQLSAIAAVVFAIAAAIVLSAHGAGLTRLYSDPRAYGLWYLGASYGAALLLQDTYFYFTHRLFHHPKLFPWFHRGHHRSRYPTPWTSFAFDPLEAVVQALFLVGLVFLLPLHFITMIAVLTTMTVWAVINHLGPDRLPAPFPHHWLGQWVIGPTHHSIHHLKYTVHYGLYFTFWDRLLGTQDPNYTQTLTRFSSDNFASKNIDNNS is encoded by the coding sequence TTGAGAGCAACTTCCTTTGAGTTTTACAGTCTCGCCTTTTTGGGGATTATTCTCGGGCGCTATTTCCTCGTAGCGGGGCTTACCTACTGGGCGTTTTATGTCTCCGGGAAGACTTCCAGACGGCTCCCCCAGTCTCCCCCCTGGCGGCTCATTCGCCACGACATTCAGCTGTCGGCGATCGCGGCGGTGGTGTTTGCCATCGCCGCCGCGATCGTGCTCTCTGCCCACGGTGCCGGACTCACCCGCCTCTACAGCGACCCCCGCGCCTACGGACTTTGGTACCTGGGGGCCAGCTACGGAGCGGCGCTACTGCTGCAAGACACCTACTTTTACTTCACCCACCGCCTGTTTCACCACCCCAAACTCTTTCCCTGGTTCCACCGGGGGCACCACCGATCGCGCTACCCCACCCCCTGGACCTCCTTCGCCTTTGACCCGCTGGAGGCGGTGGTGCAGGCGCTGTTTTTAGTCGGCCTAGTGTTCCTGCTGCCTCTGCACTTCATCACCATGATTGCCGTTCTCACCACCATGACCGTGTGGGCGGTGATCAACCACCTGGGGCCAGACCGTCTGCCCGCCCCGTTTCCCCACCACTGGCTGGGGCAGTGGGTGATTGGCCCCACCCACCACTCCATCCACCACCTCAAATACACCGTTCACTACGGGCTTTACTTCACCTTTTGGGATCGACTTTTGGGCACCCAAGACCCCAACTATACCCAGACCCTAACCAGGTTTTCATCCGATAATTTTGCGTCAAAAAATATCGACAACAATAGCTGA
- a CDS encoding PspC domain-containing protein, with product MALIAFLFLLVGPAIATIAFFRRLSTRGHLFLLSLCVVYGISPFLLTWGAFGSAKRFGCSAEAIRFRCPSPVWLGDVISGLAMAHWLAIFAIPSAILGVIGLLISGILQHRRSRTTGGTSGETPAVFYRSRHHKVIAGVCSALAQRWHQPLAVIRIVTVVLAIVIPGFIFLYLWCWLAFSIEPRLQQQVDVKGDSGK from the coding sequence GTGGCGCTTATTGCATTTCTCTTTTTATTGGTTGGCCCTGCGATCGCCACAATCGCATTTTTCCGAAGGCTTTCGACCCGCGGGCACTTGTTTTTGTTGAGCCTTTGCGTCGTCTATGGAATTTCTCCGTTTCTCCTGACTTGGGGCGCATTCGGATCGGCTAAGCGCTTTGGTTGCTCGGCAGAGGCAATCCGCTTTCGCTGTCCTTCCCCAGTTTGGCTGGGAGACGTTATTTCTGGGCTAGCGATGGCGCACTGGCTGGCAATTTTTGCCATTCCATCCGCGATTTTAGGCGTGATCGGGTTGCTGATTTCCGGAATTTTACAACATCGGCGATCGCGAACTACAGGCGGCACTTCGGGCGAAACCCCTGCTGTTTTTTACCGGAGTCGCCACCACAAAGTAATTGCAGGCGTCTGTTCAGCTCTCGCCCAGCGTTGGCATCAGCCTCTTGCAGTGATCCGGATCGTCACGGTTGTTTTAGCGATCGTCATCCCTGGATTTATTTTTCTGTACCTGTGGTGTTGGTTGGCGTTCTCAATCGAGCCGCGATTACAGCAACAAGTCGACGTCAAAGGAGATAGTGGAAAATGA
- a CDS encoding CsbD family protein has product MIAALTVMLIATVVFNFGTSSAWAATLPESQASPPQIAAMNRAEAITKNLEGKAQEAIGNVTGDPKDQMMGKAKQAESQMRNAAEDVRDQFELPSRTKAAAKQVEGQVQEAVGNATGNAKDQMMGKVKQAQGRDRSVIETIKDRIQSLFN; this is encoded by the coding sequence GTGATAGCGGCTTTAACCGTCATGCTGATAGCCACGGTGGTGTTTAACTTTGGCACCTCCAGCGCCTGGGCCGCAACCCTGCCTGAATCCCAGGCTAGCCCGCCTCAGATCGCAGCCATGAACCGAGCCGAAGCGATCACCAAAAACCTAGAAGGCAAAGCTCAAGAAGCCATCGGCAACGTGACGGGCGATCCAAAAGACCAGATGATGGGCAAAGCCAAGCAGGCGGAAAGCCAGATGCGCAACGCGGCTGAAGATGTCAGGGATCAGTTCGAGTTACCCAGCAGAACCAAAGCCGCGGCCAAACAGGTCGAAGGTCAGGTTCAAGAGGCGGTTGGCAATGCGACGGGCAATGCCAAAGATCAAATGATGGGCAAAGTCAAGCAAGCCCAAGGCCGCGATCGCAGCGTCATCGAAACCATCAAAGACAGGATTCAATCCCTTTTTAACTAG
- a CDS encoding type II CAAX endopeptidase family protein: MRKYPVTWFYVLAFGISWIGMVSVVLASRDIAPLYRTYFLVLSIFYAIGPALAAVIVAQVAYGWAGVGDLLKGLIRWRVAPVWYVVAVLGPAVLLITAQVITRLLGLSVTITMPPAVLSPYVIFSFTVNFLANTCEEIGWRGFALPRLQKRHNALVSTLIVGTLWGLWHLPLFFLSGAMSEYPFLWFISIVADAFVYTWIYNSTKGNILLVALLHGSGNIFGAFIPGVSPIAYALVNCVVAIILIAVFGKASLSRQKRVYAG, translated from the coding sequence ATGAGAAAATATCCTGTTACCTGGTTTTATGTCCTGGCCTTTGGTATTTCATGGATTGGCATGGTATCAGTGGTCTTAGCCTCGCGAGATATTGCCCCACTTTACCGCACTTACTTCCTAGTTCTTTCCATCTTTTATGCCATTGGCCCTGCACTTGCGGCTGTGATTGTGGCACAGGTGGCGTATGGTTGGGCAGGGGTTGGAGATTTGCTCAAGGGACTGATCCGATGGCGGGTTGCCCCAGTTTGGTATGTCGTCGCAGTGCTGGGGCCTGCGGTTCTTCTCATTACAGCGCAAGTTATCACAAGATTACTGGGCTTGTCCGTAACCATCACCATGCCACCAGCCGTTCTATCTCCCTATGTCATTTTCAGTTTCACGGTCAATTTCCTCGCCAATACCTGCGAAGAAATTGGGTGGCGTGGCTTTGCCTTACCACGCTTGCAAAAACGACATAATGCCTTGGTTTCTACTCTGATTGTGGGCACATTATGGGGGTTATGGCATTTACCACTTTTCTTTTTGTCGGGTGCGATGTCTGAGTACCCTTTTCTCTGGTTTATCAGCATCGTGGCAGATGCTTTTGTATACACCTGGATTTACAACAGTACTAAAGGCAATATTTTGCTAGTGGCGCTTTTGCATGGTTCAGGGAATATTTTTGGCGCATTTATACCTGGGGTATCCCCTATCGCATACGCTCTTGTAAATTGTGTGGTGGCTATTATCCTGATTGCAGTGTTTGGAAAAGCAAGTCTCTCTCGCCAAAAACGGGTTTATGCGGGCTAA
- a CDS encoding CsbD family protein, giving the protein MSIENRAKANAKKVEGKIEETAGDLTGNHEAQAKGKAKQAEGDVRNTVEDGKDKVRKMVD; this is encoded by the coding sequence ATGAGCATTGAAAATAGAGCCAAGGCCAACGCCAAAAAAGTTGAAGGCAAAATTGAAGAAACTGCGGGTGACTTAACCGGCAACCATGAGGCCCAGGCCAAGGGCAAAGCTAAGCAAGCCGAGGGAGACGTGCGCAACACCGTGGAAGATGGCAAAGATAAGGTCAGAAAAATGGTTGACTAA
- a CDS encoding lmo0937 family membrane protein translates to MLNLVWTVVAILVVLWALGFAVNIGGGLIHLLLVLALIGIVYNVLVGRRTI, encoded by the coding sequence ATGTTGAACCTAGTTTGGACCGTTGTGGCTATTCTGGTTGTGCTTTGGGCCTTAGGATTTGCTGTCAATATCGGCGGCGGCTTAATCCATCTGCTGCTGGTTCTGGCGCTGATTGGCATCGTTTATAACGTGCTAGTTGGGCGTCGTACTATTTAA
- a CDS encoding transposase — translation MVVALLQRGEINLTRWLPYVPCRGVQAQSKQRRLSRWLHNSRINVHRLYKPLIQEALAHWDEDCLYLSLDTSLFWDEYCLIRLAVVHRGRALPVVWRVLQHRSASVAFDEYQEMLYQAAHRLPQGVKVVVLADRGFIHTDAMSAITAELGWHYRIRIKRDTWIWRAGHGWCRLKDIRLQRGEALCWHTVKLHKGEWYGPVHIAFGYNNLNGEFWAIVSDEPTRLHTFEEYGLRFDIEEAFLDDQSNGWNLQKSEIRSLCALSRLWFLLAVATLYVTAQGLEVVAAGKRRWVDPHWFRGNSYFRIGWDWLKTALENGWPLIRHVWFTHNRDPEPAMASRKQHEQRTYRIEFKIHTYSYAAD, via the coding sequence ATGGTAGTGGCCTTGCTCCAGCGTGGAGAAATCAACCTGACGCGCTGGCTGCCCTATGTGCCGTGTCGAGGGGTGCAGGCGCAAAGTAAACAACGACGGCTCAGCCGCTGGCTGCACAATAGCCGTATCAACGTCCATCGCCTGTACAAGCCCTTGATTCAGGAGGCATTAGCCCATTGGGATGAGGACTGTTTATATCTGAGCTTGGACACCTCGCTGTTCTGGGATGAGTATTGCCTGATTCGGCTAGCGGTGGTGCATCGAGGCCGGGCGTTGCCCGTGGTCTGGCGGGTGCTCCAGCACCGCAGTGCGTCTGTGGCCTTCGACGAGTATCAGGAGATGCTCTACCAAGCCGCCCACCGATTGCCCCAGGGAGTGAAGGTGGTCGTGCTGGCTGACCGGGGCTTCATTCACACCGATGCTATGAGCGCGATTACGGCTGAACTCGGGTGGCACTACCGCATCCGCATCAAGCGCGATACCTGGATTTGGCGGGCCGGTCACGGGTGGTGTCGATTGAAGGACATTCGTCTTCAGCGGGGGGAGGCCCTCTGTTGGCACACCGTGAAGCTCCACAAAGGGGAGTGGTACGGCCCGGTGCATATTGCCTTTGGCTATAACAACCTCAATGGCGAGTTCTGGGCCATCGTCAGCGATGAACCCACCCGCCTGCACACCTTCGAGGAATACGGCTTGCGCTTTGACATTGAGGAGGCCTTTCTCGATGACCAATCCAACGGCTGGAATCTCCAAAAATCTGAAATTCGCTCCCTCTGTGCCCTCTCCCGGCTTTGGTTCCTCTTGGCCGTCGCGACCCTCTATGTCACCGCCCAAGGCCTCGAGGTCGTCGCCGCTGGCAAACGGCGCTGGGTTGACCCCCATTGGTTTCGCGGCAATAGCTACTTCCGCATTGGATGGGATTGGCTGAAAACCGCACTAGAAAATGGGTGGCCACTCATCCGTCATGTCTGGTTCACCCACAACCGCGATCCTGAACCCGCGATGGCCTCTCGCAAACAGCATGAGCAGCGCACCTATCGAATCGAGTTCAAAATACACACGTACTCCTACGCCGCCGATTAG
- a CDS encoding M23 family metallopeptidase encodes MGIWIFPPWWTPYLYGVLFVLALGLGFLRQQPKRRMPLSWPGWVMIVGFVAFGLYAGNEAVLSWTGQFPAAATAVDLTFPLRGDNFLIVNGGSNIRINAHLKTLDESVPRFRAYRGQSYGTDIIQVNRWGLRSPGIVPKHPAEYLIYGAPVFAPCAGQVVQAIDGFPDMTIPEIDLINRAGNHVILRCGAYEVILVHFRPQSLLVQSGMAVAVGDAIAEVGNSGASGEPHLHIHAQRSGSLAMPLSGDPLPVRFNGRFLTRSDRVTTPPFRD; translated from the coding sequence ATGGGTATCTGGATTTTTCCACCCTGGTGGACGCCTTATCTCTATGGAGTGCTATTTGTGCTGGCGTTGGGGCTGGGGTTTCTGAGGCAACAGCCCAAGCGCCGCATGCCATTGAGCTGGCCGGGGTGGGTGATGATTGTGGGCTTCGTCGCCTTTGGGCTGTACGCAGGCAATGAGGCGGTGCTCAGTTGGACGGGGCAGTTTCCTGCGGCTGCAACCGCTGTCGACCTTACCTTTCCGCTGCGGGGTGACAATTTTCTGATCGTCAATGGCGGTAGCAATATTCGCATCAATGCTCACCTAAAAACCTTAGACGAGTCAGTACCGCGTTTTCGAGCCTATCGGGGCCAAAGTTACGGTACCGATATCATTCAGGTTAATCGGTGGGGGTTGCGATCGCCCGGCATCGTTCCTAAGCACCCTGCGGAGTACTTGATCTACGGTGCGCCAGTGTTTGCTCCCTGTGCAGGGCAGGTGGTGCAGGCGATTGACGGCTTCCCAGATATGACCATCCCAGAGATTGACCTGATCAACCGGGCTGGAAATCATGTGATTCTGCGCTGCGGCGCGTACGAGGTCATCCTGGTCCATTTTCGTCCCCAGAGTCTCTTGGTGCAATCGGGCATGGCTGTTGCCGTCGGGGACGCCATTGCCGAGGTTGGCAATTCTGGGGCCAGCGGCGAACCCCACCTTCATATTCACGCCCAGCGATCGGGCTCTTTAGCTATGCCCCTGTCCGGCGACCCATTGCCGGTGCGCTTCAATGGCCGTTTTCTCACTCGCAGCGATCGTGTGACCACGCCCCCCTTTAGAGACTGA
- a CDS encoding DUF6920 family protein, producing MRTNQLSLDALWGLALSQEHVFSPSDVAHLPEAARRYLDHAIAPGTVIASAVRLKMHGEIKLKSWIPFTAEQVVCWDRGFIWSATAWMNRLPIVGSDRIIDSVGAMQWKLLGLFPVMTGTGDDITRSAAGRFHTELMLLPSALCLGDVTWSSPEASHLHASFMAQGEQAELDLTIDQAGRLKTAKLPRWGNPDGAEQRYVDFGAIVEEEGTFCGYTIPTRLRVGWYFGTERFEAEGEFFRATIDDAIYQ from the coding sequence ATGAGAACTAACCAGCTTTCCCTTGATGCCTTGTGGGGGTTAGCACTATCTCAGGAGCATGTATTCAGCCCCAGTGACGTTGCTCATTTGCCAGAAGCCGCAAGACGGTATCTTGACCATGCGATCGCACCTGGAACTGTGATCGCATCAGCCGTGCGGCTCAAAATGCATGGTGAAATCAAACTCAAGAGCTGGATTCCCTTCACCGCAGAGCAAGTTGTCTGTTGGGATCGCGGCTTTATTTGGAGTGCCACCGCCTGGATGAACCGCTTACCCATTGTGGGATCAGATCGGATCATTGATAGCGTTGGGGCCATGCAGTGGAAGCTGTTGGGGCTGTTCCCGGTGATGACCGGAACCGGTGATGATATTACCCGATCGGCGGCGGGGCGCTTCCACACTGAGTTAATGCTGTTGCCATCGGCGCTTTGTCTGGGTGATGTGACCTGGAGTAGCCCAGAGGCCTCGCACCTCCATGCCAGTTTTATGGCCCAGGGTGAACAGGCAGAACTTGACTTGACCATTGACCAGGCAGGGCGACTCAAAACTGCGAAACTGCCTCGCTGGGGCAACCCAGACGGTGCGGAACAGCGCTATGTGGATTTCGGGGCGATTGTAGAAGAAGAAGGCACCTTCTGCGGCTACACGATTCCAACCCGTCTGCGGGTTGGGTGGTATTTTGGCACCGAGCGATTTGAGGCAGAAGGCGAGTTCTTCCGAGCCACCATTGATGATGCCATCTATCAGTAA
- a CDS encoding PRC-barrel domain-containing protein, which translates to MFKGRDVIGKTIVSYDVGEKFDVVKDLIFDQESHQLLGFLVREGGWLKRAQVLLLGDVQAIGVDAVITSSQGAIANAHRLPDVGPIIHHNTILKGTRLLTLDGRDLGVIVDLYFDETNGRVEGYEVSGGLFADAYSGRSFVPAVDTLKIGRDVAFVPVATAQLMEEQVGGLRGAMQTVGDQLQEGAQVTGDRLQELGQRTGEQLQATAQLTGDTLREMGHTAGDRFQATAQGAGERLHEFGETASDRLQAATQATGETLHEMGQTASDRFQESAQLTNERLQDLGRYANETAQDLAPPLHGLGRTTAAAMTNAIIDPAAQKAFVTGKVANREVITPTGSLFALQGQHITHELADAAEFLGILDDLYRAVGGSWTVPLEAKLTAAVARVTVEQAEGRRSQHLVRNESGSILVAPGQIVTPAVIERAKFYHREDSLLQAVGLSAGAALQGSAGQAAAGAGDRLQNTGSQLQAEARGLWHQVQQTASALQHRSAQAMEARRIQAALGRPVTRVILDQQDEVILNVGELITHQAIARARQAQVLDLLLNSVYTGSPQLSLDDLRAPQSGIAAL; encoded by the coding sequence ATGTTTAAAGGTAGAGACGTGATCGGTAAAACCATCGTCTCCTACGACGTTGGGGAAAAGTTTGATGTGGTGAAAGACCTGATTTTTGACCAAGAAAGCCACCAGCTGCTGGGCTTTTTGGTGCGGGAGGGGGGCTGGCTGAAGCGCGCCCAGGTGCTGCTGCTCGGCGACGTGCAGGCGATCGGCGTCGATGCGGTGATCACCTCCTCCCAGGGGGCGATCGCCAATGCCCACCGGCTGCCGGATGTCGGCCCCATTATCCACCACAACACCATTCTCAAGGGCACCCGCCTGCTCACCCTGGATGGCCGCGATCTGGGGGTGATTGTCGATCTGTACTTCGATGAGACCAATGGCCGGGTGGAGGGCTACGAGGTGTCGGGCGGGCTGTTTGCCGATGCCTACTCGGGGCGATCCTTTGTGCCCGCCGTTGACACCCTCAAGATTGGCCGCGATGTGGCCTTTGTGCCCGTCGCCACCGCCCAGCTAATGGAAGAGCAGGTGGGCGGCCTGCGGGGGGCGATGCAGACCGTCGGCGACCAGCTGCAGGAGGGTGCCCAGGTGACGGGCGATCGCCTCCAGGAGCTGGGTCAGCGCACGGGTGAGCAGCTGCAGGCCACCGCCCAGCTCACGGGCGATACCCTGCGAGAGATGGGACACACCGCAGGCGACAGGTTCCAGGCAACGGCCCAGGGGGCGGGCGAACGACTCCACGAGTTTGGGGAGACCGCCAGCGATCGCCTTCAAGCCGCCACCCAGGCCACGGGCGAGACCCTACACGAAATGGGGCAAACCGCCAGCGATCGGTTCCAAGAAAGCGCTCAACTCACCAACGAGCGCCTCCAGGATCTAGGTCGCTATGCCAACGAAACTGCCCAGGACCTGGCCCCACCCCTGCACGGACTGGGCCGCACCACGGCAGCCGCCATGACCAACGCCATCATCGATCCGGCAGCGCAAAAAGCCTTTGTCACCGGCAAAGTCGCCAACCGCGAGGTGATCACCCCCACGGGCAGCCTGTTTGCCCTCCAGGGACAGCACATCACCCACGAACTAGCCGATGCCGCCGAGTTCCTGGGCATTCTCGATGACCTCTACCGCGCCGTGGGGGGCAGCTGGACGGTGCCCCTGGAGGCCAAGCTGACAGCGGCGGTGGCCAGGGTCACGGTAGAGCAGGCCGAGGGCAGGCGATCGCAGCACCTGGTGCGCAATGAATCCGGCTCGATTTTGGTGGCACCGGGGCAAATTGTCACCCCGGCGGTGATTGAGCGGGCTAAGTTCTATCATCGCGAGGATTCGCTGCTGCAAGCGGTGGGCCTGTCGGCGGGCGCTGCCCTTCAGGGCAGCGCCGGGCAGGCGGCGGCGGGTGCGGGCGATCGCCTGCAAAACACCGGCAGCCAGCTCCAGGCCGAGGCCAGGGGGCTGTGGCACCAGGTGCAGCAGACCGCCAGCGCCCTGCAGCACCGCAGCGCCCAGGCCATGGAAGCCAGACGCATCCAGGCGGCCCTGGGGCGACCCGTGACCCGCGTCATTTTGGATCAGCAGGATGAGGTGATCCTGAATGTGGGCGAGCTGATTACCCACCAGGCGATCGCCCGCGCCCGCCAGGCCCAGGTGCTGGATCTGCTGCTCAACTCGGTCTACACCGGCAGCCCTCAGCTCTCCCTGGACGACCTGCGCGCTCCCCAGTCGGGAATTGCCGCACTGTAA
- a CDS encoding CPBP family intramembrane glutamic endopeptidase has translation MVLFFAGSFGPGIAAIAVVRYSSGQDGLHRWLRRSLQWRVGWRWLALSFFLPLAVMGLAAAGHIALGGTIAPSPASGRVLLAVVNFGLVLVLGGPLGEEFGWRGYALPVLQERYSWRVASLVLGMVWGAWHLPLFYMADTAQSHIPAGLFMVSTVALSVLFAWLFNHTEGSVLPALVLHTAVNAWAWVIPVMVMPDGSNLRPYGLAVGLLVAIALGLLCDAEPRLPMQLE, from the coding sequence ATGGTGCTGTTTTTCGCGGGGAGTTTTGGCCCTGGTATCGCGGCGATCGCAGTGGTGAGGTATTCCAGTGGACAGGATGGGCTGCATCGTTGGCTCAGGCGATCGCTGCAATGGCGGGTTGGCTGGCGTTGGCTAGCACTCTCGTTTTTCTTGCCCCTGGCGGTCATGGGATTGGCCGCCGCTGGGCACATCGCCTTGGGCGGCACGATCGCTCCGTCCCCCGCATCCGGGCGTGTGCTCCTAGCCGTGGTGAACTTTGGGCTGGTGCTGGTGCTGGGCGGCCCGCTGGGTGAGGAATTTGGCTGGCGAGGGTATGCATTGCCTGTTTTGCAAGAGCGCTATAGCTGGCGCGTGGCTAGCCTTGTGTTGGGCATGGTGTGGGGCGCGTGGCACCTGCCACTGTTTTATATGGCCGACACGGCGCAAAGTCACATTCCAGCTGGGCTATTTATGGTGAGCACAGTAGCTCTATCGGTGCTGTTTGCCTGGCTATTTAACCATACCGAAGGGAGTGTGTTGCCTGCTCTCGTGCTGCATACTGCGGTCAATGCTTGGGCCTGGGTCATACCGGTCATGGTGATGCCGGATGGTAGTAATCTACGACCCTATGGGCTGGCAGTAGGACTGCTTGTGGCGATCGCCCTCGGTCTATTGTGCGATGCGGAACCCCGCCTGCCCATGCAACTAGAGTAG
- a CDS encoding DUF2254 domain-containing protein — protein sequence MESAKLGKWWDSLNASFWFVPSLMVGLAIGLSFFTIGLDHRLKPDIISNVSWVYSLGPSGSRAVLSAIAGSMVSVATTAFSITIVALQLASSQFGPRLLRNFMQDTGNQVVLGTFISTFVYCLMVLRTVNESEGREFVPHVAVTCALVLAIASIGVLIYFLHHAASSIQVDNIIKAVGEDLEAAIQRLFPETTEHSFSSQPAADMPADFNRHSYPVNAKDDGYLQAIDQGQLVQIATEHDLVIQVQSRAGRFVVQGSELARVFPKDKVNKPLTAQIEKAFVLGSKRTNQQDLEFSINQLVEIAVRALSPGINDPFTAVRCIDQISATLCQLARRDIPSPYRSDDQAQLRLALPSLTFVDVTDAAFNQIRQNGRSSVAVTLRLLEAIAVIAPFTYRPADRAALRRQAQMIERGSQDAIAEALDRQDIQTQYAATIRAIEQL from the coding sequence ATGGAATCGGCAAAGTTAGGCAAATGGTGGGATTCCCTCAACGCTAGCTTTTGGTTTGTGCCGTCGCTCATGGTCGGTCTGGCCATTGGGCTGTCGTTTTTTACCATTGGTCTCGACCACCGCCTCAAGCCTGACATCATCAGCAATGTGAGCTGGGTGTATTCCCTGGGGCCAAGCGGGTCGCGGGCGGTGCTCTCGGCGATCGCAGGGTCGATGGTGAGCGTGGCCACCACCGCCTTTTCCATCACCATCGTGGCGCTCCAGCTGGCCTCGTCCCAGTTTGGGCCGCGGCTGCTGCGCAATTTTATGCAGGATACCGGCAACCAGGTGGTGCTGGGCACGTTCATTTCCACCTTTGTGTACTGCCTGATGGTGCTGCGCACGGTGAATGAGTCCGAGGGGCGCGAGTTTGTGCCCCATGTGGCGGTCACCTGTGCCCTTGTCCTGGCGATCGCCAGCATCGGCGTGCTGATTTATTTTCTGCACCACGCCGCCTCATCCATTCAGGTCGACAACATTATCAAAGCCGTCGGCGAAGACTTGGAGGCGGCCATCCAGCGGCTGTTTCCTGAAACCACCGAGCACAGCTTCTCCAGTCAGCCAGCCGCCGATATGCCCGCCGACTTTAACCGCCACTCCTACCCCGTCAACGCCAAAGATGACGGCTATCTTCAGGCGATTGATCAGGGCCAGCTGGTGCAGATCGCCACGGAGCACGACCTGGTGATTCAGGTGCAGTCGCGGGCCGGTCGCTTCGTGGTGCAGGGTAGCGAACTGGCGCGGGTCTTCCCCAAAGACAAGGTCAATAAGCCGCTGACCGCCCAGATTGAGAAGGCCTTTGTGCTGGGATCTAAACGCACCAACCAGCAGGATCTGGAATTTTCCATCAACCAGCTGGTGGAGATTGCGGTGCGAGCCCTGTCCCCAGGCATCAACGATCCCTTTACCGCCGTTCGCTGCATCGACCAAATTAGCGCCACCCTGTGCCAACTGGCCCGGCGCGACATCCCCTCGCCCTACCGCTCCGACGACCAAGCCCAGCTGCGATTGGCGCTGCCATCCCTGACCTTTGTCGATGTCACCGATGCCGCCTTCAACCAGATTCGGCAGAATGGGCGATCGAGCGTGGCGGTGACCCTGCGGCTGCTGGAGGCGATCGCCGTCATTGCCCCCTTCACCTACCGCCCCGCCGACCGCGCCGCCCTCCGCCGCCAGGCCCAGATGATTGAGCGCGGCAGCCAGGATGCCATCGCCGAAGCCCTCGACCGCCAGGATATTCAAACGCAATACGCAGCCACTATCCGTGCGATCGAGCAGCTCTAA